The Anaerolineae bacterium genome has a segment encoding these proteins:
- a CDS encoding NADH-quinone oxidoreductase subunit D, with protein MKTERIVVNIGPQHPSTHGVFRMIVTLEGETVVALEPEMGYLHRNHEKIGERNTYLMNMPYTDRLDYICSMSNNLGYALAVEKLMGLEVPERAQYLRIIMVELTRIVNHFWAIGFLLNDLGAYFTPALYAIEERELILDLFEAAAGSRMMCNYMRFGGVAYDVSDEWLERCRRLVHHRLPRAIDEMERLLTENEILISRCKGIGYLSPEDAVALSVTGPVLRASGVQYDVRKAEPYCIYDRFEFDIPVFYGCDVYDRYRVRVEEMRQSVRILKQALADIPQGEIQSGKKQYTFRVPPGEVYSRIEAPKGELGFYIVSDGSPNPFRYHIRAPSFINLTALGPMSVGYKVADAIINLGSIDIVLGETDR; from the coding sequence CTGAAAACCGAGCGTATTGTGGTCAACATAGGGCCCCAGCATCCCAGTACGCATGGCGTGTTCCGCATGATCGTGACCTTGGAAGGGGAGACTGTCGTGGCGCTGGAGCCGGAGATGGGGTATCTCCATCGCAACCACGAGAAGATCGGCGAGCGGAACACATACCTGATGAATATGCCGTATACCGATCGCCTGGATTATATCTGCTCCATGTCCAACAACCTGGGCTATGCGTTAGCTGTGGAAAAGCTGATGGGGCTGGAAGTCCCGGAGCGAGCTCAGTACCTTCGCATCATCATGGTTGAACTCACCCGTATCGTTAACCACTTTTGGGCGATTGGCTTCCTGCTCAACGACTTAGGCGCCTATTTCACCCCGGCTCTGTATGCCATCGAGGAGCGAGAGCTGATCCTGGACCTGTTTGAGGCAGCCGCCGGCAGCCGGATGATGTGCAACTACATGAGGTTCGGTGGTGTGGCCTATGACGTGTCTGACGAGTGGTTGGAGCGATGTCGCCGTCTCGTGCATCATCGGCTGCCCAGGGCGATTGACGAGATGGAGCGGCTGCTAACTGAGAACGAGATCCTGATCTCCCGTTGCAAGGGGATCGGCTATCTGTCTCCAGAGGACGCGGTCGCTTTGAGCGTCACCGGGCCGGTCCTGCGCGCCTCGGGCGTGCAGTACGATGTGCGCAAAGCGGAGCCGTACTGCATCTATGACCGCTTTGAGTTCGACATCCCGGTGTTCTACGGATGTGACGTGTACGATCGCTATCGGGTGCGTGTGGAGGAGATGCGGCAGTCGGTGCGGATTCTGAAGCAGGCGCTGGCGGACATCCCGCAGGGCGAGATCCAGAGCGGCAAGAAGCAATACACCTTCCGCGTGCCACCGGGGGAGGTGTATAGCCGCATCGAAGCGCCCAAGGGGGAATTGGGCTTCTACATCGTCAGCGACGGCAGCCCGAACCCGTTCCGATACCACATACGCGCGCCTAGCTTCATCAACCTGACCGCGTTGGGACCGATGTCGGTCGGGTACAAGGTAGCGGACGCAATCATCAACTTGGGGTCGATTGACATCGTGCTAGGTGAGACGGACCGTTGA
- a CDS encoding NADH-quinone oxidoreductase subunit I: MFGIGVLKGLGVTMKHLIETYVDDVRKIPSRYAGGRQIVRQMPDEEGIFTIQYPEEKRLIPERFRYIPMLLFDPETGEDRCTACGICAKVCPPQCIWIVRDQDEHGKPITRPAEFYIDVSICMSCGFCAEFCPFDAIKMNHDFELSVYSRYPQLIYDKQALSVPVSYYAALYPNQYAAEEAARAEKEKAKAERAERKTEALAPSPEQVASVAASPRPRLTPEEIERRKAEAAARRAQRQTSEENEA; encoded by the coding sequence ATGTTTGGGATCGGCGTCTTAAAGGGGCTGGGCGTGACCATGAAGCATCTAATTGAGACGTATGTGGATGACGTACGCAAGATCCCCAGCCGCTATGCCGGCGGACGGCAGATCGTTCGCCAGATGCCAGATGAGGAAGGGATCTTCACCATCCAGTATCCAGAAGAGAAACGGCTGATCCCGGAGCGTTTTCGCTACATCCCGATGCTCCTGTTTGATCCGGAGACGGGAGAGGATCGCTGTACGGCGTGTGGCATCTGCGCCAAAGTCTGTCCGCCTCAATGCATCTGGATCGTGCGGGATCAAGATGAGCACGGCAAGCCGATCACCCGGCCAGCCGAATTTTACATCGACGTGTCCATCTGCATGAGCTGCGGTTTCTGCGCCGAGTTCTGCCCGTTTGACGCCATCAAGATGAATCACGACTTTGAGTTGTCTGTGTACAGCCGATATCCGCAGTTGATCTATGACAAGCAGGCGTTGAGCGTGCCGGTGAGCTATTACGCTGCCCTGTATCCCAATCAGTACGCGGCGGAAGAAGCAGCCCGGGCGGAAAAGGAGAAGGCCAAGGCGGAAAGGGCCGAACGCAAAACCGAAGCCCTTGCTCCCTCCCCTGAGCAGGTAGCATCTGTTGCGGCCTCTCCCAGGCCCAGGCTGACGCCCGAGGAGATCGAACGCCGCAAGGCTGAAGCGGCGGCTCGACGGGCTCAACGCCAAACGTCAGAGGAAAATGAGGCCTGA